ATTATGGAGAAACTATTATCTTAAAGCTTTTAGTTTATCTTATTACTTCTTAATATTAATCGAAATATGTTAATATCATTTAATATGTGCTAATAATGTATTAATAACATCATTAGATGGCTAATTACCTGCACCACGCGAGCCTGGTCCAGCAGAAACGGCCGATTTCCTCGCACCGGTAGAGCCTGGCTGCGGAGGGAATCTCGCACGCGCGGAGCTTGACCGAGCAGATACGCGaaccaaacaaacaacaaaTCTTGCACCAGCAGAACTAGCTGAAGGCTGATGCAGGCAACCAAACGCCCCATGCGTCGCTGGCGACTTCTCCTCCAGGagccctccgccgcggccgcgatcTCCTTCTGGATCGAGTAGTGGCGCGGGAGCAGCGAGAGCCCGGTAGAGGAAGAAGTCGATCGCGTAGCACGTCAGGCCCTCGAAGTTGCCCTCCAGGCGGAAGATTGCGGCGTCCCCGTGGGCCGCCACGACGGTGTCGAAGCAGGAGAGCTCGCGCCCCTCCGGGCGGTGGTGCACGCAGAGGCGGGACGTGCCAGGcagcgaggagaggaggaggagacgcgaCGGGGTCACCGTTGCTGGCGCGGGCCATCGCGGACGCGGAGGTTATCCTGTTCCTGTCGTCGCGGTGGACGGAGACGTGGTACGGTCCCTGCGGAAGATCTGATGGTCCATGACCACCCAGCGAGGAATGGACGGCCCTCGGTCCGATCGGACTTCCATGGGAGCTGCGGCCAGCCCCCGAAATCCCGGATGCACGGAACGGCACGGCCACCCGGCGCGGAGGAGTGATTTGTGGGCTTTGCCAAGATAGAATGATAGATGGCCCAATTTTGTGCGAACAACAAGCGAAGGTCAGTAGTCTACTTCCAACAATTTGCTAGTAGAAACAGAGAGTACTGCCATTCTGAAAGAGTCTGGCACTCCTGTCATTTTGCTGTATAGATAATATACAAAacaaaaactgagcattggatGCACTGCAATTAGAGCTGCTTTGGCAAATAATGGTTGCAAAAGGTGCTGGTCCCTGCTGGATACCACCAACCATTTTAGGCATGTGGTCGAGCTTCTTGTGCGTGCTGTCCGggcctgcatggctgcatgtgGTTGGTTAGCAATTTCATACTCTGGAGTTACCCATCAGCGCAGTTTTAGAATCCTGGTCATAGGGGCCTCAACACGCTTGAAATGCCATCAAGTTACCCTTTTTCCTGTAGTGCTTGCACCGTCCGGCTCCGCCCATCCCTTGGGCCACTTTCGCGTGCTGTAACTGCACCGAGAAGCCGCTGACGAGTGGGAGTTTCCGAAGGAAGGGGCTGCATGGAGGCTGCGTGACCCCACGGATGATGATGTTGGGAGGCTGAAACCTGAAAACACAGAAAGCACACCACCGGTCTGCTTTCCGTTTATCCCTTTCTTTCACGCAAAAACATTGTTACCACTTGTACCATCAAATCCACCA
This sequence is a window from Setaria italica strain Yugu1 chromosome III, Setaria_italica_v2.0, whole genome shotgun sequence. Protein-coding genes within it:
- the LOC111256743 gene encoding uncharacterized protein LOC111256743; translated protein: MALLLLPGAQRNPRPARRGQTRNAAPVSDPREWRPATDGGAGRGRIGGLTYGRGARGSRSGRCRIWGLRRGATVTPSRLLLLSSLPGTSRLCVHHRPEGRELSCFDTVVAAHGDAAIFRLEGNFEGLTCYAIDFFLYRALAAPAPLLDPEGDRGRGGGLLEEKSPATHGAFGCLHQPSASSAGARFVVCLVRVSARSSSARARFPPQPGSTGARKSAVSAGPGSRGAGSQAGWCELDSSRQPKTSMMNKSGIGLLLTGEDDSGGFVVAELRLNLSKLDSGDVDAPLSKGSASSSGSAGGVGSEARERP